TATCTGGGCCTGGAGTAACAAAGACGACGCATCTGCCCTTGGCGAGGCTTCCGGCAGTGCTGCGTGCATTTCGATGTCAGTCCCCGTTGCTAATGTTTTGCTCCCCCAAGGAGCTTTGATGCTCATCCGAAACGTCGCACTGGCAATAGGCTGCGCCGCTTTGCAGTTTGGCTGTTCGAATCTCTCGAATGAGACGAACGAGATTGTCAGCAACCTGGTTCAAGCAGGGTTTCCCGAAGACGACATCATGGTCGTCGGCGAGAAGGTCTACGTTGGACGAGACGCGCATGTGAGCCTGGACGCGTCCCGCGAGATGCTCGCGCCGGACGCGTCCACGAAAGAGCACTACCGGACCGCCAATCAGGTCAACCCGACGCTACAGGTCATCTGCATCGACGGCGCCGCGATGACGGGCGCGTTCAGCACGGGCCTCGACCAGGCCATCCAGAGCTACAATGGGCTGAGCCTCAATTTCACGCTGCGCCGGACGCCCAGCACCTGGTGCGACTTCACCATCCGTGCGGAGATGGCTCCGGGCATGGTTGGCGGCGAGGCCGGCTTCCCCTCCGGCGGCATGCCGTATCACACCATCCGGATCGGCAGCGGGCTGGCCCCCTACAGCCTCGGCGTCATCAAGCACGTGATTGTGCATGAAATCGGTCACACCCTGGGCCTCCGCCACACGGACTACTACAACCGCAGCATCAGTTGCGGCGTGGGGGGCAACGAGGGTGACGCCAGTGTCGGTGCCATCCATATTCCAGGCACACCCACAGAGGCGGTGGTCGGCAACTCCATCATGAACTCCTGTTTCCGCACGTCCGAGACAGGTGACTTCAGGCCCAGTGACGCCACCGCGCTCAGGGCGATGTTCCCGCCCCAGGCGTTCACGGAGTGGCTTTGGGCTCCGCAGTTCACCCCGCCCTTCCACCTGTCGGCGGACGAGCCGTCGGTCCGCGACATGGGGGCTCGCTTCGTCGACCTCAATGGGGATGGCAGGGCCGACTTCGTCTATCACCGCGATTTGGATGGAACGGTTGCGCAGAAGGGGGCCTACCTGAACACCGGGACGGGCTGGCAGTGGGCGCCACAGTTCACGCCTCCCGTCCCCATTACCGCGGACAACGCAGTCATGGGAGACAGGGGGGCTCGCTTCGCCGATCTCAACGGAGACGGCAGGGCCGACCTCGCCTACCACCGATACATCGATGGGACGACCTCGCAGATGGGTGCCTACCTGAACACCGGAAACGGCTGGGCGCCGGCTCCGCAGTTCACGCCCCCCTTCCACATCGTCGCGGACGGCGTGGGCTGGCTGGGCGCGGCGTTCGCCGACCTGAACGGCGATGGCCGTGACGACTTTGTCCATCACCGGTGGATGAACGCGACCTACCAGCAGGCTGGGGCCTATCTGAACACCGGAAACGGATGGGAGTGGGCGCCCCAGTTCACCCCGCCCTTCCACCTGTCCGCAGACGACCACGTCGTGGGCGACATGGGGGCGCGACTCGTCGACCTCAACGGCGATGGCAGGGCCGACTTCGTCTACCACCGCCAGCTTCAGGGCTCGAATCCTCAGAAGGGGGCCTACCTGAACACCGGAAGCGGCTGGGCGTCCGAGCCGTTGTTCACGCCGCCCGAACCCATCGTGAGCGACCAGGCCGCCTGGGGTGACATGGGGGCCCGCTTCGCCGACCTCGACGGCGATGGACGGGCTGACTTCGTCTACCACCGCTATCTCGACAGTGGGTTCCGGCGGAAGGGGGCCTACTTGAACACCCTCTACGGGTGGCGATGGTCTCCGGATTACACGCCGCCCTTCCACATCGCCGCGGAGAATGTGGGCTGGCTGGGCGCTGCGTTCGCCGACCTGGATGGTGACGGCCGCGACGAACTGGCCCACTTCCGGTGGCTGAACGGGGCCTATCAACAGACCGGGGCCTACGTTCTGACTCGACTTTCGCCATTTTGAGGGCGAGCGAGTCGGCAGAGCGAGGGCATGAAGGGCAGAGTGTAGAAACGGCCATCGAGGGAAGCTGAAGAGAGGTCTGCCAAGACTTTCCTCCAGCCCACAGCACCGACACCGATGGCCGCCTCTCATTTTTACTCATCGCTGGACGTTCTGCATCTGGTTCGGCCGGCCTTCTCCCGGCCGAGATTCCTGCGCTTCGTCGTTCTGTTCGCCGACTGGGTGCGCTGCACGGGCGTCCACGCCGTCACCGAGGCGCTCGTACGCAGTGGCGTGTCCGGCGTGCGCCACCACGCGGCCTTCCACTGATTCTTCTCTCGTGCCCGCTGGTCCGTGGATGAGTTGGGCCATCGGGTGCTGCTGCACCTGTGCACGCACCTGAACGGCCCGCTGCGCCTGGTGCTGGACGACACGTTGTGTACGCATAAGGGGCCGGAGGTGTTCGGACTGGGAACACACCTGGATGCGGTGCGCTCCGCTCGCAAGGTGCGTACCTTCGCCTGGGCCTGCTCCGGTTCGGTGGACAGGTTGACTATGCTGCCAGCCTCTTGGTTTCGGCCATCCGCTCGTACTCCGCAGGGCAGACGTAGCCCAGGGCTGAGTGGCGCCGCTTCCGGTTGTAGAACACCTCAATGTACTCGAACAGCGACTGCTTCGCCGCCTCACGCGTCTTGAAGCGGGTGACGTAGACGAGCTCCAACTTCAGGGTGGAGAAGAAGCTTTCCGCCACGGCGTTGTCCCAGCAGTTACCCTTGCGCGACATGCTGCATCCGATGCCGTGCTCCTCCAGCAGCCGGCGGTAGTCCTCGCTTGCGTATTGGCTGCCCCTATCCGAGTGGTGAAGTTGCGGGGCGGGACGGCTGAGCAACGCCATGTCGAGTGCGCGCAGCACCAGGCCGCGGTCGATTCTCTCGCCCATCGCCCAGCCCACCACCTTGCGGCTGAAGAGGTCCAGCAGCACCGCCAGGTACAGCCAGCCCTCGTCGGTCCAGACATAGGTGATGTCACCCACCCACGTACGGTGGAGCTGACCGGGTTGGAAGTTCCTCTCCAGGGTGTTCGGCGCCACGGGGTGGTGGTGGGCCGAGTCGGTGGTCCGTACGAAGCGACGCCGTGCACGGCCACGCAGGCCCGCCTGGCGCATCAGGCGAGCCACTCGCTTCCGCGCCACCCGCTGGCCTCTCGCTTTGAGTTCCGCATGCACCCGCGGAGCGCCGTACGTGCCCCGGCTCTCCTGGTGGACGGCTGCCACTTCGAGATGAAGCGCCCGGTCGCGTTGCTTCCGCTCGCACTCGGGCCGCGCCGCCCAGGCGTAGTAGCCACTGCGTGAGACGCCCAGGTGACGACTGGGAGTAGCCCGGTTCCGTGGACACCCGAGATGTGATGGAAGGAGCACGGGATGTCCGCGACTGACGAGAAGCAGAGGAAGCCCCGTAGGCCACGCCGGGAGTTCACGGCGGAGTTCAAGGCCGGGGCGGTGAGGCTGGTGCTGGAGGAGGGGAAAACGATTCCCCAGGCCGCCCGAGACTTGGACCTGACGGAGTCAGCGCTGCGGCTGTGGGTCGAGCAGACGAAGACGGACCGGGGCGGGGGCAGGCCTGGAGCGCTGACGACGGTGGAGCGCGAGGAACTCTCTCGGCTGCGCAAGGAGAACCGGGAGCTGCGGATGGAGCGGGAGATACTAAAAAACGCGGCGGCCTTCTTCGCGAAGGAGATGAAGTGAAGTTCTCCTTCATCCACGCGAAGAAGGCCCTCTTTCCCGTCGCTGTCCTCTGTCGTCACCTGGGCGTCTCACGCAGTGGCTACTACGCCTGGGCGGCGCGGCCCGAGTGCGAGCGGAAGCAACGCGACCGGGCGCTTCATCTCGAAGTGGCAGCCGTCCACCAGGAGAGCCGGGGCACGTACGGCGCTCCGCGGGTGCATGCGGAACTCAAAGCGAGAGGCCAGCGGGTGGCGCGGAAGCGAGTGGCTCGCCTGATGCGCCAGGCGGGCCTGCGTGGCCGTGCACGGCGTCGCTTCGTACGGACCACCGACTCGGCCCACCACCACCCCGTGGCGCCGAACACCCTGGAGAGGAACTTCCAACCCGGTCAGCTCCACCGTACGTGGGTGGGTGACATCACCTATGTCTGGACCGACGAGGGCTGGCTGTACCTGGCGGTGCTGCTGGACCTCTTCAGCCGCAAGGTGGTGGGCTGGGCGATGGGCGAGAGAATCGACCGCGGCCTGGTGCTGCGCGCACTCGACATGGCGTTGCTCAGCCGTCCCGCCCCGCAACTTCACCACTCGGATAGGGGCAGCCAATACGCAAGCGAGGACTACCGCCGGCTGCTGGAGGAGCACGGCATCGGATGCAGCATGTCGCGCAAGGGTAACTGCTGGGACAACGCCGTGGCGGAAAGCTTCTTCTCCACCCTGAAGTTGGAGCTCGTCTACGTCACCCGCTTCAAGACGCGTGAGGCGGCGAAGCAGTCGCTGTTCGAGTACATTGAGGTGTTCTACAACCGGAAGCGGCGCCACTCAGCCCTGGGCTACGTCTGCCCTGCGGAGTACGAGCGGATGGCCGAAACCAAGAGGCTGGCAGCATAGTCAACCTGTCCACCGAACCGGAGCAGGCCCAGACAGAGGACAGCGACGGGAAAGAGGGCCTTCTTCGCGTGGATGAAGGAGAACTTCACTTCATCTCCTTCGCGAAGAAGGCCGCCGCGTTTTTTAGTATCTCCCGCTCCATCCGCAGCTCCCGGTTCTCCTTGCGCAGCCGAGAGAGTTCCTCGCGCTCCACCGTCGTCAGCGCTCCAGGCCTGCCCCCGCCCCGGTCCGTCTTCGTCTGCTCGACCCACAGCCGCAGCGCTGACTCCGTCAGGTCCAAGTCTCGGGCGGCCTGGGGAATCGTTTTCCCCTCCTCCAGCACCAGCCTCACCGCCCCGGCCTTGAACTCCGCCGTGAACTCCCGGCGTGGCCTACGGGGCTTCCTCTGCTTCTCGTCAGTCGCGGACATCCCGTGCTCCTTCCATCACATCTCGGGTGTCCACGGAACCGGGCTACTCCCAGCCTTCGGCCACGTCTGGGTAGCGTTGGCGGTATTACTCGCTGCTGGTGCTCTGGTTTCTGCGCCTCGACACCGACATGGCGCACCTCGGCTTGCCGCAGCGCCCCTGGTATCGCACTAAGGACACCGTCAGCTTCGCAGACATTCTCCGCTTGGCTCAGGACACCCTTGTCGGCGTGGATTGGACACGCCCAGCATGCACCCTCTATCGCGTCCTGGCCAATGCTGCCTCGCCACTGGCCCGCGTTGCCTGAGCTGCGGGGCAGAATGGCGAAAGTCGAGTCTGAGCGCCCAACGTGGCGGAGCGTCACAGACGCGCAATTAGAGGGGACATAGACTTAGCCCGCTACCACGGATTACGTTGTGCATGCCGTTTACCGCCGCAGGTGTACGGCATCCTTGGAGAACTGATGCCCTTTCAGTCGCCGATTACCGTGCAGAAAGCGTTGGAGAACATTCACGAGCGCAGGTATCTGCTCCCCTCGATCCAGCGCGAGTTCGTGTGGTCCACAGACCAGATCGAACGCCTATTCGATTCGCTTTTGCGCGGCTATCCCATTGGGTCGTTCTTGTTCTGGGAAGTGAAGCGTGAGCATGCAAAGGACTATCAGTTTTACGAGTTCATCCGCACATTCCATGCCCGCGACAGCCGGCACAACCCCAAAGCCGATCTGACGGGCTCCGAGGGGCTCACCGCCATTCTGGACGGGCAGCAGAGGCTCACGGCCCTCTACATTGGGCTGCGAGGCACCTACGCCTCTAAGATGTTGCATAAGCGCTGGAGTGCGGACGAATCGTTCCCAACCCGCCGCCTCTACCTGAATTTACTCACACCCTTGGACACCTTCGACAAACGCTACGACTTTCGTTTCCTCACCGAGGCGGCCTCGCAGGCTCCCGAGTTCGGTGCCCACTGGTTTCCCGTCCACAAAGTTTTAGACTTCACGGGGCCGAAGGACATCCACAGCTACCTCGTGAAGAATCACCTGATGGAGACCGACTTCCCCGGCACGTGCCTCTTCGAGTTGCATGAGGCGGTCACCAAGAAGTTGCTGATCACCGCGTTCAATGAGGAGGAGCAGGATCTCGACAAGGTGCTCGACATCTTCATCCGAGTGAATAGCGGAGGGACGCCTTTAAGCTACTCCGACCTCCTGCTCTCAATCGCGACCGCCCAGTGGAAGACGAGAGACGCCCGAGAGAACATCCACGCCTTAGTCGACGAACTCAATCGAATCGGTCAGGGCTTCGCCTTCGACAAGGACTTTGTCTTGAAGGCGTGCTTGGTCCTCGCTGGCATCCAGGACATCCGATTCAAAGTCGCCAACTTCAACGGCAAGAATATGGAAATCATCGAGGCTCAGTGGCCTCGAATCGCTAAGGCGCTCCGCTTGGCCGTGTCACTCGTCGCGAGCTTTGGATTCAATCACTTCACGCTCACCTCAAACAACGCCGTGATTCCCATCGCGCTGTACCTACTAAAGCGGGACCTCCCGACGAACTTTATCGAAGCGCAAGCGCATCACGCCGACCGCCAACTCATCCGGCACTGGCTCATTGTCGGGCTGACCAAGGGTCTGTTCGGGGCGCAGGGCGACATGGTTTTGAACGTGCTCAGGTCGGCCATCGAGGAATCGCAGGAGCTTTTCCCCGTTGAAGGGATCTCCTCGCGCCTGCTTCGCATCAACCGTTCGCCTCGCTTCGAGCGGGAGGAGATAGAAGAGTTGCTCGCGGGCAAGTACGGGCAGCGCCAAACTTTTTCCACACTCGCCTTGCTCTACCCGAGCCTCGACCTTCGAAACCTGTTCCATCAGGACCACATTCACGCTCAGTCGCTCTTCACAAAGAAAAAGCTCGTGGCGAATGGCGTACCGGAAGAAAGCGTCGGCGTCTTTCGTGAACTCGCCGACCTCGTGCCGAACCTACAGCTTCTCGAAGGTGTTCCGAACGAAGAGAAGTCGTCACAGCTTTTCGAGAACTGGATCGAAAAGAAGTGCCCCGACGAGGACGAGCGGCGGCGATTCCGACAGCTTCACTTCATTCCAGATGAACCCCTTAGTCTAGCCGGGTTCGAGGTCTTTTTCCGCGAGCGACGCAATATGATGATGGATCGACTTTCGGAGATTCTCGCCCCGAGCGACCGGCACTCCGGGGCACGGAACATCGCCGGTCATAGATGAGCAGCGAACCCGTTCGCCCAAGCGGCATCTCCTACTTCGCGACTCTCAAGGTAAGTAACACTCAGGCGAGGTCGCACGCGAATCATCAACGAAGTTTCCCCGCCTTGGGCCGGCCGGCAGCCGGTACCCGAGCCCCTCTACGAGGTCCCCTATGAAGATTGCTGCGGCCGCCGCACCATCCGATTTCAACCTCCAGCCGGACCCAAGGATCCTCCCCATGCTTGGGGAAATCAACTTGGCCCAATGGAAGTGCCTCGCCGAGCTCATCGACAACTCGGTGGATGGCTTTCTCTCTGTTCTCCGTGCAGGGGGACAGCTCGCGGCGCCGGAAATCCACATTCAAGTACCAATGAGCGGTAACCCAAACGCGATGGTGTCCGTAATCGACAATGGGCCTGGAATGTCGGCCGAGGTGCTCGAACGGGCGGTGAGCGCCGGCTGGTCGGGGAACGACCCCATCAGCGCACTCGGACTCTTCGGGATGGGCTTCAACATCGCCACTGCTCGTCTGGGGACCGTGACCACCGTCTGGACGACGCGGGCGGGCGATAAGGAATGGATTGGGCTCAAGATTGACTTCGACGCACTGCGCGCGCAGCGGCAGTTCAAGACGCCGCGACTCACCGACGTCAAGCACGACGAGGGCCAGCATGGGACGAAGGTAATCATCGAGAAGCTCAAACCGGAGCAGCGGGACTGGTTCGCGCGCGCGGCAAACCGGACCAAGACGCAGGATCAGCTCGGCCGCGTGTACGCCGCGATGTTGCGGCCCGGCGGCGTTCCGCTTAGCTTCAAGCTCACGTTCTGCGGCAAAAGCGTCGAAGGGCGGCGCCACTGCGTGTGGAGCGGCCCAGGCGGCGCCACTCGAACGGTGACCACAGCGCGTCACGGAGTGGTCGACGCCTTTCAGTCCGTCGACCGCCAGCTTCCACCGCGTCCGTTCTGCATGTCCTGCTGGCAGTGGATTGGGACAGGAGAAGACGCCTGCCCCTCGTGCGGGAAGTCCGACGATGTCATCCAGCGCCAGCGCTCCATACGTGGATGGTTGGGCATCCAGCGATATCTGAGCGAGACGGACTACGGCATCGACTTCCTCCGGCACGGACGAAAGATCGAAACCGCTAACAAGGAACTCTTCATGTGGGGCGACGGCGAGGCGCCCGAGCCCGAGTACCCGATCGACGACCCCCGCAACCGTGGCCGCATCGTCGGTGAGATTCACCTCGACCACTGTCGGGTGAGCTACACGAAGGATCGCTTCGAGAGGACGGATCCGGCGTGGGAGGACATGGTGCGCCTCGTGCGCGGAGAAGGTCCCTTGCGCCCGGACAAGGCCTCCGATCTCGGCTATCTTCCGAACGAAACTCCGCTCTTCAAGCTCTTCCAGGTGTTTCGACGTTCGACCCCCAAACCGAAGAACGCGGGCGCATGGGCCCGGCTGCTCGTCGTTCCGAACAATGAGTTGGCCGAGGAAATGGCCAAGAAATTCCATGCGGGGACGGCAGAGTACCAGACCGACGACAAGTGGTTCCAATTGGTCGAAGAGGAAGACCGAAAGCTCCTTCTCGGCGGCTCTTCGGGGAGCCCTCCAGGTACGCCGCCGCCGACGCCCGGTGCGGACGACGTCCTGCCTGGCTTCGGTGGCGACGGAAACAGCGGGCCTGCGAACGCGGTGCCCGCTCCACCGGCCCCGCCCTCCCCACCCGCGCAGGCGACCCCCATTCCATCGCTCAGCCGACAATACGTGAGCCACCTGACCGAGCTGAAGTGGACGCTGAAGGCATTCCAGGTGGCCGAGGAGCATCCCCTCGTAGAGGGGAGCCTACCCTGGCGCCTCCGCGCGACGCCGCACAGCGCCCACGAATTCTACGTGAACGTCGGCCACCCCATCTTCGCCTCAGCAACTATGACGCCGCTCGACGGCCTCCTGGCGGAGCTCGCGTGGACCGCGATGGATTTCATGCGTAGTCGCCAGGAAATCCTTACATTCGGCGCCATCCTCGCGGACCTCCGCGCCCGCTACGCCAGTGGTTACGCGCTCGACCCCGCCACGCTGTCCAACGAGGCGCGCCAGTCCCTCGCGGACATCGCCTCGGCGGTCGGGCGAAACATCGAACCGAGCGACGCGCCAACGCTCTTCAAGAGTCTGCCGCTCGACGATCAGAAGCAGATTTTCCAAAAGATGGCCGCACGCGGCGCAGCCAACCCGCAGAGCATCGTGTCCACGGGCAGATTCTTGGAATACGCGCCCCCCACGGTCGTTGCGGGCTTCTATCGCGACCATCCCGAGCTATTCCTCGACGGTCGATGCTGGGAGGAGCCCTACAGCGAACTCAACTACGAAGTGCCCGAGGCGACGGAGACTGCCCGTGCTCGCGTCTTCCGTCATTTCGAGGCACTCCTGTCGGACGCAGTCTGGCTTGCGGACCAGGACCCCGCCGACCTCGGTGGCGTTAGTCGCGCAAAGCTGCTCCGGGCCCTCTACGCGCTGGAGCTCCTCTCGCCGGTCGACGGAACGGAGGCGAGCTGATGCGGGCAGCGCGACCATTTCTTGACGAGCGCAGGTTACTTCGCGGCCCGTGGCAGGCTTTCGAGCGAGACGTGGCCCGGCTCCTGGTCGCAAACGGCTTCGAGGACGTACGCCTCGTCGCCGGGTCCGGTGACAGGGGGGCCGATGTCATCGGAGTGAAGGCGGGCGCCGTCTGGGTGTTCCAGTGCAAGCACACCACGACGGGTCCAGCGCCGCGCTCGGCGGTCGAAGAAGTCGTCGCGGCAGGACAGTTCTACAAGGCCGACAGGCTAGTAATCGCGCTGTCCCGGCCCGCGGGTGATGCAATCCTGGAGGACCAGCGCAAGTACGCTCGCCTTGGACTGAAGGTTGAGATCGCTGCTCCTCGCCATCTCATCGGGATGGCGAATCAGTCGCCGCTCTATCCTCCAAGTCGCCGGAACCTCCGCGACTACCAGGAGGATGCCTCGCAGCGGTTTCGGCAAGCGCTGCTCGACACGGGGCGCGGACAGATCGTCCTTGCAACGGGCCTCGGAAAGACAGTGGTCATGGCCGACACGGTCGCCGACTTGCTCAGCGATGGTCTCGTCAAGGAAGGGCGCGTCCTGGTCTTGGGGCACACCCGCGCCCTCGTGGACCAACTTCAGCGGGCCTTCTGGCACCAACTCCCCAACTGGGTTCACACCCATCGGTTGACGGACGGCGAGTTTCCATCCTACTGGGACGGCATCACCTTCGCCACGGTACAGAGCGTGATGAGCCAAATCGACCGACTCCCCGAGTTCGGGCTCGTGCTTGTGGACGAGGCGCACCATCTCGGCGCGGAGACGTTCCGAGAGACAATCGCGGAGCTGAAGGCGCCAATGCTTGCCGGAGTGACGGCCACGCCGTGGCGTGGCGATGGGTTCGACCTCGATAGCATCTTGGGCCCACCGCTCGTGAAGCTGGGGATCGCCGAGGCGCTAAGCCACGGCTTCCTCTCCGAGGTCGACTACCGGCTCATGGCCGACAACCTGGATTGGAAGACGGTGCAGACACTATCCAGGAACCGGTACTCACTGACCGAGCTCAATCGGAAGCTCATCCTTCCGACGCGAGATGAGGAAGCGGCGCGAATCATCCGATCCACGTTCTTCGAGGAACGGCGACGCTCCGGCATCGTGTTTAGCCCGACCATCCTGCACGCGAACGCCTTCGCCGGGATTCTTCGTCACTGTGGCTTCCGAGCGGAGGCGATCTCCTCGGAGCTCGACGCGCGCGAGCGTGACGCGCTCCTCTCGCGATTCAAGGCGGGCCAACTGGATTTCGTGACCACCGTTGACATGTTCAACGAGGGCGTCGACGTACCCGATGTGGACACCCTCGTGTTCATGCGAGTGACGCACAGCCGGCGCATCTTCGTCCAGCAACTCGGTCGAGGGCTCCGGCTCAGCCCCAACAAGGACAAGGTCCTGGTCTTGGACTTCGTTACCGACTTGCGCCGAGTAGCCGAGGTCATGGACCTCGACCGGGCTGCACGCGGCAACGACGTTGAACGGCTCGGAATGGGTCCGCGCCTCATCCAGTTCCGCGACGTCTCGGCGGGCAGCTTCATGCGCGAGTGGATGCTTGACCAGGCGTCTCTCTTCCTCAGAGAAGAGAGCGCCGCCCTAGAGCTCCCCGAACTCGACTTCCCGATGCCGCATCCGCACGGGGGCGTGCAGTGAGTGTCCCAGAGGCGATTCGCGAAGAGGTGACGAAGCGCCTGTGGGCGCACGCCGACGAGATTGGCTTCCTGACGCTCTCACCCACGAGCAAGTCACGCCACTATGACAACTGGACGGGAGATCCGAGCGTAGGGGGCGTCCTGACCCGCTTCCTCGACCCGGGGCAAGTCAGGCTCTACATCAAGGACGCAGTGATGAAGCGGTACGCCCGGGCGCGCCGCGAGGATCCCCGGATGGCGTTGTCCCCCTTGGGCATCCCACTCAACTTCCAGGTCCTCCGCACGTACATCAAGCCGCATGGCCTGCTGCTGGCAGACGGAAAAGTCGTCTGCTGGGGAAGGGCAAACAGTTGGAAGCTGGTTCTACTAGCAGTTCACGAAAGGGCGTTCGAGGGTCGCGGCGCGGTGGCGTACGGGGCCGTCCTCACCCAGGCCGCCGGGCACTTCTCGGACAAAGAGGACCGCGCCGTGGTCGAAGACGCCGCGACCAAGTTGGGCATCCAGCAGCTTCGGTGGGTGCTGACCTAAGGGACTGCTCACAATTTACTTAGCCCTGAGAGGCGTTCCCACCCCGGAAAATCGGCCTCCGGGCACAGAAATCGGCCAAGTAATTTATGAGCGTGACCTAACTTTCTGGAGGCCAAGTTGGATTCGCTCACGCCCGCGCAGCGCAGCGAACGAATGAGGCGTGTGC
This genomic window from Myxococcus hansupus contains:
- a CDS encoding DEAD/DEAH box helicase family protein, giving the protein MRAARPFLDERRLLRGPWQAFERDVARLLVANGFEDVRLVAGSGDRGADVIGVKAGAVWVFQCKHTTTGPAPRSAVEEVVAAGQFYKADRLVIALSRPAGDAILEDQRKYARLGLKVEIAAPRHLIGMANQSPLYPPSRRNLRDYQEDASQRFRQALLDTGRGQIVLATGLGKTVVMADTVADLLSDGLVKEGRVLVLGHTRALVDQLQRAFWHQLPNWVHTHRLTDGEFPSYWDGITFATVQSVMSQIDRLPEFGLVLVDEAHHLGAETFRETIAELKAPMLAGVTATPWRGDGFDLDSILGPPLVKLGIAEALSHGFLSEVDYRLMADNLDWKTVQTLSRNRYSLTELNRKLILPTRDEEAARIIRSTFFEERRRSGIVFSPTILHANAFAGILRHCGFRAEAISSELDARERDALLSRFKAGQLDFVTTVDMFNEGVDVPDVDTLVFMRVTHSRRIFVQQLGRGLRLSPNKDKVLVLDFVTDLRRVAEVMDLDRAARGNDVERLGMGPRLIQFRDVSAGSFMREWMLDQASLFLREESAALELPELDFPMPHPHGGVQ
- a CDS encoding DUF262 domain-containing protein, with protein sequence MPFQSPITVQKALENIHERRYLLPSIQREFVWSTDQIERLFDSLLRGYPIGSFLFWEVKREHAKDYQFYEFIRTFHARDSRHNPKADLTGSEGLTAILDGQQRLTALYIGLRGTYASKMLHKRWSADESFPTRRLYLNLLTPLDTFDKRYDFRFLTEAASQAPEFGAHWFPVHKVLDFTGPKDIHSYLVKNHLMETDFPGTCLFELHEAVTKKLLITAFNEEEQDLDKVLDIFIRVNSGGTPLSYSDLLLSIATAQWKTRDARENIHALVDELNRIGQGFAFDKDFVLKACLVLAGIQDIRFKVANFNGKNMEIIEAQWPRIAKALRLAVSLVASFGFNHFTLTSNNAVIPIALYLLKRDLPTNFIEAQAHHADRQLIRHWLIVGLTKGLFGAQGDMVLNVLRSAIEESQELFPVEGISSRLLRINRSPRFEREEIEELLAGKYGQRQTFSTLALLYPSLDLRNLFHQDHIHAQSLFTKKKLVANGVPEESVGVFRELADLVPNLQLLEGVPNEEKSSQLFENWIEKKCPDEDERRRFRQLHFIPDEPLSLAGFEVFFRERRNMMMDRLSEILAPSDRHSGARNIAGHR
- a CDS encoding ATP-binding protein, whose protein sequence is MKIAAAAAPSDFNLQPDPRILPMLGEINLAQWKCLAELIDNSVDGFLSVLRAGGQLAAPEIHIQVPMSGNPNAMVSVIDNGPGMSAEVLERAVSAGWSGNDPISALGLFGMGFNIATARLGTVTTVWTTRAGDKEWIGLKIDFDALRAQRQFKTPRLTDVKHDEGQHGTKVIIEKLKPEQRDWFARAANRTKTQDQLGRVYAAMLRPGGVPLSFKLTFCGKSVEGRRHCVWSGPGGATRTVTTARHGVVDAFQSVDRQLPPRPFCMSCWQWIGTGEDACPSCGKSDDVIQRQRSIRGWLGIQRYLSETDYGIDFLRHGRKIETANKELFMWGDGEAPEPEYPIDDPRNRGRIVGEIHLDHCRVSYTKDRFERTDPAWEDMVRLVRGEGPLRPDKASDLGYLPNETPLFKLFQVFRRSTPKPKNAGAWARLLVVPNNELAEEMAKKFHAGTAEYQTDDKWFQLVEEEDRKLLLGGSSGSPPGTPPPTPGADDVLPGFGGDGNSGPANAVPAPPAPPSPPAQATPIPSLSRQYVSHLTELKWTLKAFQVAEEHPLVEGSLPWRLRATPHSAHEFYVNVGHPIFASATMTPLDGLLAELAWTAMDFMRSRQEILTFGAILADLRARYASGYALDPATLSNEARQSLADIASAVGRNIEPSDAPTLFKSLPLDDQKQIFQKMAARGAANPQSIVSTGRFLEYAPPTVVAGFYRDHPELFLDGRCWEEPYSELNYEVPEATETARARVFRHFEALLSDAVWLADQDPADLGGVSRAKLLRALYALELLSPVDGTEAS
- a CDS encoding M57 family metalloprotease, with the translated sequence MLIRNVALAIGCAALQFGCSNLSNETNEIVSNLVQAGFPEDDIMVVGEKVYVGRDAHVSLDASREMLAPDASTKEHYRTANQVNPTLQVICIDGAAMTGAFSTGLDQAIQSYNGLSLNFTLRRTPSTWCDFTIRAEMAPGMVGGEAGFPSGGMPYHTIRIGSGLAPYSLGVIKHVIVHEIGHTLGLRHTDYYNRSISCGVGGNEGDASVGAIHIPGTPTEAVVGNSIMNSCFRTSETGDFRPSDATALRAMFPPQAFTEWLWAPQFTPPFHLSADEPSVRDMGARFVDLNGDGRADFVYHRDLDGTVAQKGAYLNTGTGWQWAPQFTPPVPITADNAVMGDRGARFADLNGDGRADLAYHRYIDGTTSQMGAYLNTGNGWAPAPQFTPPFHIVADGVGWLGAAFADLNGDGRDDFVHHRWMNATYQQAGAYLNTGNGWEWAPQFTPPFHLSADDHVVGDMGARLVDLNGDGRADFVYHRQLQGSNPQKGAYLNTGSGWASEPLFTPPEPIVSDQAAWGDMGARFADLDGDGRADFVYHRYLDSGFRRKGAYLNTLYGWRWSPDYTPPFHIAAENVGWLGAAFADLDGDGRDELAHFRWLNGAYQQTGAYVLTRLSPF
- a CDS encoding IS3 family transposase (programmed frameshift), with protein sequence MSATDEKQRKPRRPRREFTAEFKAGAVRLVLEEGKTIPQAARDLDLTESALRLWVEQTKTDRGGGRPGALTTVEREELSRLRKENRELRMEREIPKKRGGLLREGDEVKFSFIHAKKALFPVAVLCRHLGVSRSGYYAWAARPECERKQRDRALHLEVAAVHQESRGTYGAPRVHAELKARGQRVARKRVARLMRQAGLRGRARRRFVRTTDSAHHHPVAPNTLERNFQPGQLHRTWVGDITYVWTDEGWLYLAVLLDLFSRKVVGWAMGERIDRGLVLRALDMALLSRPAPQLHHSDRGSQYASEDYRRLLEEHGIGCSMSRKGNCWDNAVAESFFSTLKLELVYVTRFKTREAAKQSLFEYIEVFYNRKRRHSALGYVCPAEYERMAETKRLAA